A genomic stretch from Symbiobacterium terraclitae includes:
- the thpR gene encoding RNA 2',3'-cyclic phosphodiesterase — MIRCFAAVEVPAPAVRRALEGAQGRLRQALGRDADQVKWVPSHQFHFTLRFFGEIGPADVEVAAGALRRAAAATRPFRLEVAGLGAFPSPSRPSVLWAGTGEGRDRLVALARKVENELAACGFAREARPFLPHLTLGRVRRGAVLPRSLQECLAAPAVSYGSWPVERLVLMRSDLMPAGPRYTVLAAAELMRGE, encoded by the coding sequence ATGATCCGGTGTTTTGCCGCGGTGGAGGTGCCGGCGCCGGCCGTACGGCGGGCGCTGGAGGGGGCGCAGGGGCGGCTGCGGCAGGCCCTGGGCCGCGACGCAGATCAGGTCAAGTGGGTGCCCTCGCACCAGTTCCACTTCACCCTGCGGTTCTTCGGGGAGATCGGGCCCGCCGACGTCGAGGTGGCTGCGGGCGCCCTGCGCCGCGCGGCGGCAGCCACCCGCCCCTTCCGGCTGGAGGTGGCGGGGCTCGGCGCCTTTCCCAGCCCTTCCCGCCCGTCCGTGCTGTGGGCGGGGACGGGCGAGGGGCGTGACCGGCTGGTGGCCCTGGCCCGGAAGGTGGAAAACGAACTGGCGGCGTGCGGCTTCGCCCGGGAGGCGCGGCCGTTCCTTCCCCACCTGACCCTCGGGCGGGTGCGCCGGGGGGCGGTGCTCCCCCGCTCACTGCAGGAGTGCCTGGCGGCGCCGGCGGTCTCCTACGGGTCGTGGCCGGTGGAGCGGCTGGTCCTGATGCGCAGCGACCTGATGCCGGCCGGCCCGCGGTACACGGTGCTGGCA